The Rhizoctonia solani chromosome 14, complete sequence genome has a segment encoding these proteins:
- a CDS encoding Transposon Tf2-7 polyprotein, with translation MSWLKLHNPTIDWPNKRITFNSQYCNNTCLSVSNSILGNVGGTSNHLEGIPEDLGGVKVIEPLEGIPRETGGTVDSPLESIPVELRNFAEVFSEDMKVTELPLHRPFDLGIDLIDPDKPVKAMVYPLKASDDEELRKLLKEQLDKGLICPSKSKYGSPVHFVNKKNGKRRMVVDYRSLNANTVKNAYPLPLIQSLIEKLRGAKYFSTIDLKSGYNLVRIKEGDEWKTAFKTKYGLFEYLVMPFGLCNAPAAFQHFMNEIFRDILDVYVVVYLDDILIFSESRELHTKHLQEVLKRLQDNACYCNLEKCNFYASEVDYLGVIANGEGVKADPKKITQAVDWATPHSVKGVQEFLGFINFYRRFIHNFSKLAQPLYQLLQKNIPWEWGERQEESFKALKQALIESPVLIQPNPYKEFFLECDASDFATGAVLNQKGSDDKLHPVAFLSKSLAPAERNYDIFDKELLAVVRALKEWRHLLEGTVIPVKILTDHKNLEYFQTKRDLNQRQLRWMGFLADYNYRIVYRPGAQNRKADILSRREDHKSAVKEGGETPVLISPELFIAAIQTDSDLNDLIRDALHDDKAVYKILKSLEEDIPVKGWKLDNGLLYYHDRIYVPNEPEIRKAILESRHDNPSTGHPGQFRTLDLLSRDYYWSGMKQSVTKYVQACNSCIRSKHSNRAPEGLLQNIDLPNKPWEEITYDLIVGLPTSEGYDAILTVVDRLSKMVHFIPTHSDATAVDVANLFVSFVWKLHGLPRKTISDRGPQFNAKFLRQVYKRLGIEPHFSTAYRPQVDGQSERLNQFVEIYLRHYINYRQTDWVASLPLAEFAYNNGKHSGSKHSPFYMCYGYNPDFTVGNTKESHVPQADDLADFLKEIQTEAKAALEIAARQNAQYYDLNRREATKLEVGDKVYLSSANIKTSRPSHKLEHKRLGPYKVLEKIGRNSYKLDLPKSMKVHPVFNIALLHKKPVDKYDRDPVPLPPVVTADGEEEYTVERILDSKKAVQEWPTPTKIKEVQSFLGFANFLRQFVANFSHMARPLRNLVKKDTPWKWEAREEEAFQGLKTAVTNAPILCHTNPTKPYFLETDASGAALGSILSQQQDDGRLHPLGFLLESFKGVEQDYDTHNKELLAIIHSFEYWRIFLEGTEHPVTVFTDHWNLEYWKESHTFNQQHARWHLLLARYNFQIVYQPGKQLGKLDALSQRSDHANIPPAAQTMLPKPVFANIAFDKSLEEILQFLQNKLKAPPSIKRAFKDYKMEAGLLFYQGHIVVLDAGSLRTDLLQIFHNSPLAGHPGRQHTLELVSHNYYWPGICADTYWHVDSCKTCQQIRKPKYALVPLQPLELPTRPWQHVSYNMIVDLPKDGSYDSILVIVDNFTKYRVFVKCSKKLKAPELAELFLEHVWNQHGMPKKMVLDRGRVFNNKFLKALYKHLGIDPHFSLAYHPQSDRQTEQVNLSIEYFLRAYSGVNQQDWTKWLPMAKFVYNNAVHSSTGKTPFKALYRWEPTLTPSNVPTNVPEADNLAQTREAQWKEVEAALQQSKLQMMAGEAGEPLSFKVGEEVWLDAKNVNLKTLSSKLMEQCLGPFKVTEKISNCTY, from the exons tctcaatattgtaacaacacttgtctttctgtttctaattctatcctgggaaatgtcggtgggacttctaaccaccttgaaggcataccagaagacttaggaggtgtcaaggtaattgaacctcttgaaggcatccctagggaaactggaggtactgtggactctccacttgaaagtatcccagtagaactgcgcaattttgcggaggtattttctgaggacatgaaggtgacGGAACTGCCGCTGCaccgtccttttgatttagggattgatttaatcgatcctgataaacctgttaaggctatggtataccccttgaaggcatctgatgatgaggaacttagaaaactccttaaagaacaattggacaaaggattgatttgcccatccaagtccaaatatggttccccagttcactttgtcaacaagaaaaatgggaaaaggcgtatggttgtggattatagatccctaaatgcaaatacagtcaagaatgcgtaccctctacctctaatacagtctctcattgagaaactaaggggcgcaaaatacttttccaccattgacctgaaatctggatataacttggtccggataaaggaaggtgatgaatggaagactgcgtttaaaaccaaatatggcctgtttgaatacctagtcatgccctttgggttatgcaacgctcctgctgcatttcagcacttcatgaatgagatatttagggacatattggacgtctatgtagtagtatatctagacgacatcctaatattctcagaaagcagggaattacacacaaaacatctccaagaggtactgaaaaggctgcaagacaatgcatgctactgtaacctggagaagtgtaatttctatgcatctgaagtagattaccttggtgtcattgccaatggtgaaggagtGAAAGCAGaccccaagaaaatcactcaagcggttgattgggcaacaccacactctgtcaaaggggttcaagagtttttgggctttataaatttctatagacgcttcatacataacttctcaaaattggcacaacccttataccaactactccaaaagaatataccttgggagtggggtgaacgccaagaagagtcttttaaagctcttaaacaggctctaattgaatcccctgtCTTAATCCAACCcaatccatacaaggagtttttccttgagtgtgacgcctctgattttgcaacgggcgcggtccttaatcaaaagggcagtgatgataaattacacccggttgcattcctatcaaaatccctagcacctgctgaaagaaactatgatatctttgataaagagttactagcagtagtaagggctttaaaggaatggcgtcacctgctggaaggaacagtaatccctgtcaaaatactgacagaccataaaaatttggagtacttccagacaaaaagggatctgaaccaaaggcagttaaggtggatgggatttttggcagattacaactataggattgtgtataggccgggcgcacagaatagaaaagcagatattctctctcgccgtgaagaccacaagtctgcggttaaagaggggggtgaaacccctgtgctcataagcccagagctttttattgcagctatccaaacagatagtgaccttaatgatctaataagggacgctctgcatgatgataaagctgtatacaaaatccttaaatccttggaagaggacaTACCTGTTAAAGGATGGAAACTTGATAATGGCTTACTCTACTATCATGACCGGATTTATGTCCCtaatgagccagaaatcaggaaagccatcttagaaagcaggcatgataacccttccactgggcacccaggacagttcagaaccctagacctcctttcaagggattactactggtcagggatgaaacaatctgtaacaaaatatgtccaagcatgcaattcatgcatacgtagCAAACACTCCAACCgggctcctgaaggtctccttcaaaacatagatttacccaataagccctgggaggaaataacgtatgacttgattgtaggactccccacctcagaaggatatgatgcaatattaacagtagtggaccgattatccaaaatggttcattttataccaacgcactctgatgctactgctgttgatgttgcaaacctctttgtatcctttgtgtggaagttacatgggttacccaggaaaaccattTCGGACCGAGGCCCCCAATTTAATGCAAAATTCCTGAGACAAGTCTACAAGCGGttggggatagaaccacatttctccactgcatacagaccacaagttgatggacaaagtgaacgcttaaaccagtttgtggaaatTTACCTACGCCACTACATCAACtatagacaaacagactgggttgcatcactaccacttgcggaatttgcatacaataatgggaaacactcaggctccaaacactctcccttctacatgtgctatggttataatccagacttcacagttggaaacaccaaggaaagccatgtcccccaaGCTGACGACCTAGCAGACTTCCTGAAAGAAATCCAAACTGAAGcaaaagctgctttagaaattgctgcaagacaaaatgcgcaatactatgatttaaacagaagggaagcaaccaagctggaagttGGTGATAAAGTTTATTTGAGTAGtgccaacatcaaaacttcaaggccttcccatAAGCTAGAACATAAGCGATTGGGGCCCTAcaaggtcttggagaaaattggcaggaactcttataaactggatctccctaaatccatgaaagtccatcctgtcttcaacattgccctATTACACAAAAAGCCAGTAGACAAGTATGACCGTGATCCAGTTCCACTCcccccagttgtcacagctgatggagaagaggaatatactgttgaaaggatcctagactccaagaaa gcagtccagGAATGGCCAACACCCACCAAGATCAAAGAAGTCCAGTCattcctagggtttgccaatttctTACGCCAATTTGTAgccaacttcagtcacatggcTAGACCTCTGCGcaacctggtcaaaaaggacacaccatggaaatgggaagcaagggaagaagaagcattccaagggctGAAAACTGCCgtcaccaatgcccccatACTTTGCCACACCAATCCCACCAAGCCTTACTTCCTTGAGACAGATGCATCAGGAGCTGCCTTGGGTTCCATACTAAGCCAACAACAGGATGATGGGCGCCTACACCCTCTAGGTTTCTTAttggaatcattcaagggagtGGAACAagattatgacacccacaacaaggaactccttgcTATCATCCATTcctttgaatattggcgcattttcctggaaggtACAGAACACCCTGTCACGGTTTTTACAGACCActggaacctggaatattggaaagaatcccATACATTCAACCAACAACACGCAAGATGGCACCTCTTGTTAGCCaggtataacttccagattgtctaccaaccagggaaacagttggGAAAACTGGATGCACTTTCACAACGCTCAGACCATGCCAACATACCCCCTGCCGCTCAAACCATGCTTCCAAAacctgtctttgccaatattgctttt gacaagtccctggaggaaatactccAATTTCTCCAGAACAAATTGAAAGCACCTCCCTCCATCAAAAGGGCTTTCaaggattacaaaatggaggcGGGAttactcttctaccaagggcaCATTGTGGTGCTGGATGCAGGGTCCCTGAGAACAGACCTGCTACAaatcttccacaacagcccccTGGCAGGCCACCCCGGCAGGCAACATACACTGGAATTGGTATCCCAcaactactattggcctggTATCTGCGCAgacacctactggcatgtggattcctgcAAAACCTGTCAGCAAATAAGGAAACCCAAATACGCCTTGGTCCCCCTGCAACCACTTGAATTGCCCACCAGACCCTGGCAGCATGTCTCCTACAATATGATTGTAGACCTACCAAAGGATGGGAGCTATGATTCAATCCTAGTCATTGTTGATAATTTCACCAAGTACAGGGtatttgtcaaatgttccaaaaaaCTCAAAGCCCCAGAATTAGCAGAACTATTCTTGGAACATGTCTGGAATCAACATGGCATGCCCAAAAAAATGGTCTTGGATAGAGGAAGGGTTTTtaacaacaaattcctgaaggctcTATACAAACacctgggaatagaccctcacttctccttggcataCCATCCCCAGAGTGAcagacaaacagaacaagtcaACCTGTCTATAGAATACTTCCTTAGGGCCTATTCAGGGGTTAATCAACAAGACTGGACCAAGTGGCTACCAATGGCCAAGTTTgtgtacaacaacgcagttCACAGTAGCACAGGTAAAACCCCATTCAAAGCTCTGTACAGATGGGAACCAACCTTGACCCCATCAAACGTGCCCACCAACGtgccagaagcagacaattTGGCCCAAACAAGGGAAGCCcagtggaaggaagtggaagcAGCCCTCCAGCAGTCTAAATTACAAATGATGGCTGGAGAGGCTGGGGAACCTCTAAGCTTTAAAGTGGGAGAAGAAGTCTGGCTGGAtgccaagaatgtcaacctGAAAACCCTGAGCTCCAAACTAATGGAACAATGTCTGGGACCATTCAAAGTTACGGAAAAGATCTCCAACTGCACCTATTGA